One Leucoraja erinacea ecotype New England chromosome 5, Leri_hhj_1, whole genome shotgun sequence DNA segment encodes these proteins:
- the nanp gene encoding N-acylneuraminate-9-phosphatase: MAAQAAAVGIRALLFDLDNTLVDTAGASSRALRRVEDLLKSQYGYEESTAKLVIEKFNTKLQMENLDCIPGVNIDEERILLFEAALQETDGLDPDQGLAAKCYFLWKATRLQHMHIPNEVKAMLRSLRHSYKLLLLTNGSATVQREKISACQCQQYFDTIVIGGEHQEQKPALSIFQKCFQLLGVEADGCMMIGDNLDTDIKGGVNAGLGATVWINNTNVTCDEGAMPDYTVKSVLEVMDILGKERV, from the exons ATGGCGGCccaggcagcagcagtgggcaTCCGAGCGCTGCTCTTCGACCTGGACAACACGCTGGTGGACACGGCCGGCGCCAGCAGCAGAGCCCTTCGCCGG GTTGAAGATTTATTGAAGTCACAATATGGTTACGAAGAATCTACTGCAAAGCTGGTGATTGAGAAGTTTAACACCAAGTTGCAGATGGAGAATTTAGATTGCATTCCCGGAGTGAACATTGATGAGGAGAGGATACTGCTCTTTGAGGCGGCTCTGCAAGAAACAGACGGTCTTGACCCAGATCAGGGCCTGGCTGCTAAGTGTTACTTCCTCTGGAAAGCCACGAGGCTCCAACACATGCACATCCCGAATGAAGTGAAGGCCATGCTGAGGAGCCTCCGCCACTCCTACAAGCTGCTCTTGTTAACTAACGGCAGCGCCACGGTCCAGAGGGAGAAGATCAGCGCGTGCCAGTGCCAGCAGTACTTTGACACCATCGTGATAGGGGGCGAACACCAGGAGCAGAAACCAGCTCTCTCTATATTCCAGAAATGCTTTCAGCTGCTGGGAGTGGAGGCAGACGGCTGCATGATGATCGGTGACAACCTAGATACTGACATTAAAGGAGGTGTGAACGCTGGTCTAGGCGCCACTGTCTGGATCAACAATACTAATGTAACATGTGACGAAGGTGCTATGCCCGACTACACTGTGAAATCTGTACTGGAGGTTATGGACATTTTGGGGAAAGAACGGGTCTAA